The following coding sequences are from one Streptomyces venezuelae window:
- a CDS encoding ATP-dependent DNA ligase → MEYPVQVALAGAVTTLPTGPGWWYEPKLDGDRAVVWRRDTVRVQTRSGRDATPAWIDIATAAMDLPPDTVLDGEAVIWRDGRTDFGAVRSRTSARGRRLADLIHRYPASYVAFDCLMLDGRDLRGRPYLERRQALLDVLEPLGPPLQAVPATDDLEVARVWFEVLPEQGIEGIVAKRATGVYRPDRSWRKVRTAETVDVAIVGYTGPPARPRHIVVRLPDGRRVRSQTLTAPLASDIGRYLTAASPGEHAHTTDGEPYTTTDAAVVVEAAAGTTRHAVVTITRIR, encoded by the coding sequence GTGGAATACCCCGTCCAGGTCGCGCTCGCTGGTGCCGTGACGACGCTGCCCACCGGGCCCGGCTGGTGGTACGAGCCGAAGCTCGACGGCGACCGGGCAGTGGTGTGGCGGCGTGACACCGTGCGAGTGCAGACCCGCTCCGGACGGGACGCCACCCCCGCGTGGATCGACATCGCCACCGCGGCCATGGACCTGCCGCCCGACACCGTCCTCGACGGCGAAGCAGTGATCTGGCGAGACGGCCGCACGGATTTCGGGGCCGTCCGCTCCCGCACCTCAGCCCGCGGCCGGCGCCTCGCCGACCTCATCCACCGCTACCCCGCCTCCTACGTCGCCTTCGACTGCCTCATGCTCGACGGCCGGGACCTGCGCGGACGGCCCTACCTGGAACGGCGCCAGGCTCTGCTCGACGTCCTGGAGCCCCTCGGGCCCCCACTGCAAGCCGTGCCCGCCACCGACGACCTCGAGGTGGCTCGCGTCTGGTTCGAGGTGCTGCCCGAGCAAGGCATCGAGGGGATCGTCGCCAAGCGGGCCACCGGCGTCTACCGGCCGGACAGATCATGGCGGAAGGTACGGACAGCGGAGACCGTGGACGTCGCCATCGTCGGCTACACCGGACCCCCGGCCCGGCCGCGGCACATCGTCGTGCGGCTCCCGGACGGGCGTCGCGTCCGGTCGCAGACGCTGACCGCGCCCCTAGCCTCTGACATCGGCCGCTACCTCACCGCCGCCAGCCCCGGGGAGCACGCGCACACCACGGACGGCGAGCCGTACACCACCACCGACGCCGCGGTCGTTGTGGAGGCCGCGGCGGGCACCACCCGGCACGCCGTGGTCACCATCACCCGGATCCGCTGA